In a genomic window of Pontibacter liquoris:
- a CDS encoding DUF1624 domain-containing protein, producing the protein MVTTSDESGTLAAIFGKTHATIVRASIKRVHSIDVIRGIVMIIMVLDHVRDMLHLTSITQSPTDLATTTPALFFTRWVTHLCAPVFVFLSGTSAFISVSNKQDLAASRSFLLTRGFWLIVVEFTLVNFGLWFDIHFNVFLFDVIATIGCGFVVLGLLLGKSTRTIATIGLVIIFCHNLTAFIPGEATSLFKTLVMPFFAPAAIPFGDGKTFVMGYPPIPWLGIMLVGFTAGNLFLKEIAEKKRLFLRIGLASIALFLIIRSYNIYGDTVPWSVQKNGLYTFLSFINLTKYPPSLDFCLLFLGIMFLLLAALEGVQNRFTAIAAVYGKVPLFYFVIHWYIIHPIVFAMVFLQGYKASDMVFGFNFGRPKEGSSGLGLIPIYLIWIAVVVLLYPLCKWYGSYKEKHRDVKWLRYL; encoded by the coding sequence ATGGTTACTACTTCAGATGAGAGCGGAACATTAGCGGCAATTTTCGGGAAAACGCATGCTACTATTGTGCGGGCAAGTATAAAACGTGTTCATAGTATCGATGTGATACGGGGCATTGTCATGATCATCATGGTGCTCGACCATGTGCGGGACATGCTGCATCTTACATCTATTACTCAATCGCCTACTGATCTGGCAACCACTACGCCTGCGTTGTTTTTTACCAGATGGGTTACGCATTTATGTGCGCCTGTTTTCGTTTTCCTTTCCGGTACCTCGGCTTTTATCTCCGTGTCCAACAAGCAGGATCTTGCTGCCAGTAGAAGCTTTTTGCTGACCCGCGGCTTCTGGTTGATCGTGGTGGAGTTTACATTGGTCAACTTCGGGCTGTGGTTCGATATCCATTTCAACGTATTCCTGTTTGATGTCATCGCCACTATTGGGTGCGGTTTTGTTGTTCTGGGCTTGTTGCTGGGCAAATCAACCAGAACGATTGCCACCATTGGCCTGGTAATTATATTTTGCCACAACCTCACAGCTTTTATACCCGGCGAAGCCACCTCTCTTTTCAAAACGCTGGTGATGCCGTTTTTTGCTCCGGCCGCCATTCCGTTTGGCGATGGTAAAACCTTTGTGATGGGCTACCCGCCAATTCCGTGGTTAGGGATCATGCTGGTTGGTTTTACCGCCGGTAATTTATTCCTGAAAGAAATTGCCGAAAAGAAGAGGCTGTTTTTGCGCATCGGGCTCGCTTCTATCGCCCTGTTTCTCATCATCCGATCCTACAATATTTATGGGGATACCGTTCCATGGTCGGTTCAGAAAAACGGGTTGTATACTTTTCTATCCTTTATCAACCTTACCAAATACCCGCCCTCGCTCGACTTTTGCCTGTTGTTTCTGGGGATCATGTTTTTGCTGCTCGCAGCCTTGGAAGGCGTCCAAAACAGATTTACAGCAATTGCAGCCGTTTACGGGAAGGTGCCCTTGTTTTATTTTGTAATCCACTGGTACATTATCCACCCCATTGTATTTGCCATGGTGTTCCTGCAAGGCTACAAAGCGTCTGATATGGTTTTTGGCTTCAACTTTGGCCGGCCAAAAGAAGGGAGCAGCGGCCTTGGTCTTATACCCATATACCTTATCTGGATTGCGGTGGTCGTGCTCTTATACCCACTTTGCAAGTGGTATGGCAGCTACAAGGAAAAGCACCGTGATGTAAAATGGCTGCGCTACTTATAG
- a CDS encoding bile acid:sodium symporter family protein, which translates to MYAIFISIAGIVLPLFVFLTMLNVGLTQQLQDIVKYLQDRWFGLRMLVANFILAPLLMWGMLQLFPLDPYLRVGLILFSICAGAPFLIKLTQLSEHDLALGASTMITLVLATVILVPLFLPLIVPQIEIDGGRIAWTLVKQMIIPIGLGLLLAKALPGFGATVQPWVARIGNWALYGMIFTTLAGYFPQLKELLGQGAILLGVAFILGAFGIGYLLGGRHDKDHLQDIGALGTAQRNTAASMIIAAQNFSDHPEVLVVITLANTLGIALLLVIARFLSKDNKVKIVLPNRKLMQPDA; encoded by the coding sequence ATGTATGCGATCTTCATCAGCATCGCAGGAATCGTCCTGCCGCTCTTTGTTTTCCTGACGATGCTGAACGTGGGCCTGACCCAGCAGCTGCAGGATATCGTAAAATATCTGCAGGACAGATGGTTCGGCTTGCGGATGTTGGTGGCTAACTTCATACTGGCGCCGCTGCTCATGTGGGGGATGCTGCAGCTTTTTCCACTAGATCCGTACCTGCGGGTTGGCCTTATCCTGTTCAGTATTTGTGCCGGTGCGCCTTTTCTCATAAAGCTTACCCAACTCTCGGAGCACGACCTGGCGCTGGGTGCCAGCACCATGATCACGTTGGTACTGGCAACGGTTATTCTGGTGCCACTGTTCTTGCCCCTGATCGTGCCACAAATTGAGATTGACGGCGGGAGGATAGCCTGGACCTTGGTGAAGCAAATGATCATCCCGATTGGGCTGGGCCTGCTACTTGCAAAGGCGCTGCCCGGCTTTGGCGCTACTGTGCAGCCGTGGGTAGCCAGAATCGGCAACTGGGCTTTGTATGGGATGATCTTTACGACGCTGGCCGGCTACTTTCCCCAGCTTAAAGAGCTATTGGGCCAGGGAGCCATACTACTGGGTGTCGCATTTATTCTGGGCGCCTTTGGTATTGGCTACCTGTTAGGTGGCCGCCACGACAAAGATCACCTGCAGGACATTGGCGCGCTGGGCACGGCACAGCGCAATACGGCTGCCAGTATGATCATCGCCGCTCAGAATTTCAGCGATCATCCCGAAGTACTCGTTGTCATTACCCTTGCTAACACCCTTGGAATTGCCCTGCTGTTAGTAATTGCCAGATTCTTATCAAAAGACAATAAAGTTAAGATCGTGTTGCCCAACCGAAAGCTGATGCAACCAGATGCCTGA
- a CDS encoding outer membrane beta-barrel family protein, with the protein MKKALLFLLVLLCLSLCFSAAVWAQQAPKGNGTISGLLTDSLTRQPIPYATVALLLKGAPQALNGTLTDNNGRFSFSGMSAGNYELVFSFIGYKTKTIRQVIISEGKPAVALGTVLLRPAVTRLQEVNVQTLRPTITHEADRMVVQVEGSALAAGSSAYDVLAKAPGVYIDQEGNIQLNGRAGVTVMLDGKLTYLSARDLRTQLEGMSAENIKNIEIITNPSAKYDAEGASGILNINLKKNEMRGMNGSLYAGATYNGDLYGYSAGGSLNYKAGRWNTFLNLDMARRIGGREATFTRVFQGQAETVYFDQVATGQYHVQGPPGVRFGADYSLDERHSIGFVANYATNFLHNNFLTDTYIGPAPNQPALYIDANNYVTNRFTTRNSNLHYQGKYDTLGTTLSANLDYARISNFGEANFYNYYDSLQSDQPVIQDFLYTNTPNGYDIYAAQLDYTYPIAKESKLEMGAKASRVVSDNDSRFYFNNTEVPQLDPNRTNHFVYEENIYAAYLNWSGKAGERFKVQAGLRAEQTQSRGELRTTGQVKERHYLNLFPSVFVQQKVSDDYQLNYSYSRRIQRPNYGNLNPFMFYRDPYTWVQGNPDLRPQLTHAFGIRQVFKQDYSLELNYQLNHDVIAEVPVIDAEKATTLYYNGNVDDAQSLSLTAVAPVKIMKNWDTNNTLVVSYDQYSTMVNAGKISNKQASYMLQSNHTILLPLDFRVELNGAYNSREVYALYVVKPRWWVHLGLKKSFMDEKLDLSFNVNDVFKSQRIAVAAKVGEGNVNDFDQYLFNRYFGLTLRYHFNKGQKVEERERNSLEELQRTGN; encoded by the coding sequence ATGAAAAAAGCCCTACTTTTTTTGCTGGTATTGCTATGCCTGTCGCTTTGCTTTTCGGCGGCAGTGTGGGCACAGCAGGCGCCAAAAGGAAATGGCACCATCTCTGGTCTACTGACTGACTCACTTACCAGGCAACCTATCCCGTATGCCACGGTTGCGCTGCTGCTAAAGGGCGCTCCGCAGGCGCTGAACGGTACCCTGACCGACAATAACGGTCGTTTTTCCTTTTCCGGCATGAGCGCAGGCAACTATGAACTGGTCTTCAGCTTTATCGGGTATAAAACCAAAACGATCCGGCAGGTCATTATTTCAGAAGGCAAACCTGCAGTTGCGCTGGGCACAGTGTTGCTTCGCCCGGCTGTAACCCGGCTGCAGGAAGTAAACGTGCAGACGCTGCGCCCAACGATAACGCATGAGGCAGACCGGATGGTGGTGCAGGTGGAGGGATCGGCGCTGGCAGCCGGCAGCTCGGCCTATGATGTGCTGGCCAAAGCGCCGGGCGTTTACATAGACCAGGAAGGCAACATTCAGCTCAACGGCAGGGCGGGGGTAACCGTGATGCTGGATGGCAAGCTAACGTACCTCTCGGCCCGGGATTTGCGCACGCAGCTGGAGGGCATGTCGGCCGAAAATATTAAAAACATCGAGATCATTACCAACCCTTCAGCCAAGTATGATGCCGAGGGCGCCTCGGGCATTCTGAACATCAACCTAAAAAAGAATGAAATGCGGGGCATGAACGGCAGCCTTTATGCCGGTGCCACTTACAACGGCGATCTGTACGGTTACTCGGCAGGGGGCAGCCTGAACTACAAAGCGGGCAGGTGGAACACTTTTCTGAACCTGGATATGGCCAGGCGGATCGGCGGGCGCGAGGCAACCTTTACGCGCGTGTTTCAGGGGCAGGCGGAAACAGTATACTTCGACCAGGTAGCCACCGGCCAGTATCATGTGCAGGGGCCTCCGGGGGTGCGCTTTGGGGCAGACTACAGCCTGGATGAGCGCCATAGCATCGGGTTTGTGGCGAATTATGCCACCAATTTCCTGCACAACAATTTTCTGACCGATACCTACATCGGCCCTGCTCCCAACCAGCCGGCGCTATACATCGACGCCAACAACTACGTTACGAACCGCTTTACCACCCGCAATTCCAACCTGCACTACCAGGGCAAGTATGATACCCTGGGTACCACGCTTTCGGCAAATCTGGACTATGCCCGGATCAGCAACTTCGGGGAGGCGAACTTTTACAACTACTATGATTCACTGCAATCTGACCAGCCTGTTATCCAGGATTTCCTGTACACCAACACGCCCAACGGGTATGATATCTATGCGGCCCAGCTAGACTACACGTACCCTATTGCAAAGGAAAGCAAGCTGGAAATGGGGGCCAAAGCCAGCCGGGTGGTTTCCGACAATGACTCGCGTTTTTACTTTAACAATACCGAGGTGCCCCAACTGGACCCCAACCGCACCAACCATTTTGTTTATGAAGAGAACATCTATGCGGCATACCTTAACTGGAGCGGCAAGGCAGGGGAACGCTTTAAAGTGCAGGCAGGCCTGCGGGCCGAGCAGACGCAGTCGAGAGGGGAGTTGCGCACAACCGGGCAGGTGAAGGAGCGGCACTACCTGAACCTGTTTCCGAGCGTGTTTGTGCAGCAGAAGGTAAGCGACGATTACCAGCTCAACTACAGTTACAGCCGCCGTATCCAGCGCCCAAACTACGGGAACCTGAACCCCTTCATGTTTTACCGTGATCCCTATACCTGGGTGCAGGGCAACCCCGATCTGCGGCCGCAGCTGACGCATGCGTTCGGCATCCGGCAGGTATTCAAGCAGGATTACAGCCTGGAACTGAACTACCAGCTGAACCACGACGTGATTGCCGAAGTGCCCGTGATAGATGCCGAAAAAGCCACGACCTTATACTACAACGGCAATGTAGACGATGCGCAAAGCCTGAGCCTGACAGCAGTGGCCCCTGTTAAAATCATGAAGAACTGGGATACTAATAATACCCTGGTTGTTTCTTATGATCAGTACAGCACAATGGTGAATGCCGGAAAGATAAGCAACAAGCAAGCGTCTTATATGCTGCAATCGAACCACACGATCCTGCTGCCGCTGGATTTCCGGGTTGAGCTGAATGGCGCCTACAACTCACGGGAGGTTTATGCGCTGTATGTGGTGAAGCCCCGCTGGTGGGTGCACCTGGGGCTGAAGAAAAGCTTTATGGATGAAAAGCTGGACCTAAGTTTCAACGTGAACGATGTTTTCAAGAGCCAGCGCATCGCTGTGGCGGCTAAAGTGGGTGAAGGAAACGTGAATGATTTTGACCAGTACCTCTTTAACCGCTACTTCGGCCTGACCCTACGTTACCACTTCAACAAAGGACAGAAAGTGGAGGAACGGGAGCGCAACAGCTTAGAAGAGCTGCAGCGTACCGGTAACTAG
- a CDS encoding SRPBCC family protein has translation MALLIASTKPVAVQVRDDNKTEAQHSNEIKMTDIKGPVVETQMLIRKPVAAVFQAFIDPAITTNFWFTKSSGQLEVGKTVRWEWEMYGVATRVLTKQIIPEKLISTEWGDPATTVDYEFTALPDDTTYVVIKNYGFQETGDALMQVIQDSTGGFTTVLNGMKAYLEHHIRLNLVTDKFPKEVVAHGK, from the coding sequence GTGGCCTTACTCATCGCAAGCACAAAGCCCGTGGCGGTTCAGGTTAGAGACGACAACAAAACAGAAGCGCAACATTCAAATGAAATAAAAATGACTGACATAAAAGGGCCTGTAGTAGAAACGCAAATGCTTATCAGAAAACCTGTCGCGGCAGTTTTTCAGGCCTTTATTGACCCGGCCATTACAACCAACTTCTGGTTTACAAAATCTAGTGGGCAACTGGAAGTTGGAAAGACAGTGCGATGGGAGTGGGAAATGTATGGAGTTGCAACCCGTGTGCTGACAAAGCAAATTATCCCGGAGAAACTGATCTCAACCGAGTGGGGCGACCCGGCAACCACCGTCGATTACGAATTTACAGCCTTGCCGGACGATACCACTTATGTTGTAATTAAAAATTACGGCTTCCAAGAAACCGGCGATGCTTTGATGCAGGTGATCCAGGATAGTACTGGCGGTTTTACAACGGTGCTGAACGGGATGAAAGCGTATTTAGAGCATCATATCAGACTCAATCTGGTTACTGACAAATTCCCCAAAGAAGTTGTTGCGCACGGGAAATAA
- a CDS encoding SDR family NAD(P)-dependent oxidoreductase, with product MKQLENKVAIITGAGSGIGKAAAILFAKEGAKVVISDVNEEHGNGAVEEIKQEGGQAFFFRADSAKPQDNEALVNQTIKQYGTLDIAVNNAGIGGALSLTGEYPIEAWQKVIDINLSGVFYGLRYQLPAMLERGGSIVNVASILGMVGTRLSPAYTAAKHGVVGLTQAAALEYSDKKIRINAVGPGYIKTPLVTSSVDEATIKALISLHPMGRLGESEEIAELLLWLASPKASFVTGSYYPIDGGYLAQ from the coding sequence ATGAAACAGCTGGAAAATAAAGTAGCCATTATTACGGGTGCCGGCTCCGGCATTGGAAAGGCAGCGGCCATATTATTTGCAAAAGAAGGCGCCAAAGTGGTGATCTCCGATGTAAATGAAGAACACGGCAACGGTGCCGTGGAGGAAATAAAGCAGGAGGGTGGCCAGGCTTTCTTTTTCAGGGCCGATTCCGCTAAACCGCAGGACAACGAGGCGCTGGTAAATCAGACCATAAAGCAGTATGGCACCCTGGACATTGCGGTGAACAATGCCGGCATAGGCGGGGCACTGAGCTTAACGGGCGAGTACCCAATAGAGGCCTGGCAAAAAGTAATTGACATTAATCTTTCGGGGGTATTCTACGGCTTGCGGTACCAGCTACCGGCCATGCTGGAGCGGGGCGGCAGTATTGTGAACGTAGCTTCTATACTGGGTATGGTCGGCACCAGGTTATCACCGGCTTATACTGCGGCAAAACATGGCGTGGTAGGGCTTACGCAGGCAGCAGCCCTGGAATATTCAGATAAAAAGATCCGCATCAACGCTGTCGGGCCAGGGTATATAAAAACGCCCCTGGTTACCAGTTCTGTGGATGAAGCGACAATAAAAGCACTGATCAGCCTGCACCCTATGGGGCGTTTAGGCGAATCGGAAGAAATAGCGGAATTGCTGCTTTGGCTGGCTTCGCCCAAAGCCTCTTTTGTTACAGGATCTTATTACCCGATAGACGGCGGTTACTTGGCGCAGTAG
- a CDS encoding arylsulfatase yields the protein MNLNRQPNFLLVVVDDMGYSDCQPFGGEISTPHIQQLADNGVRFRHFHTSSLCAPTRSMLLSGCDNHDAGLGNMPTAHATNQYMQPGYEGYLNNDVQTIPEILKDAGYHTYMAGKWHLGELEGFRPHSRGFERTFSFLGGGVSHFNDQRALSEYEQPHTEYSEDGRTVENLPEDFYSSNFYTNKMIQYLTEQGEDKPFFAYLAFTAPHDPLQVPDDWRDKYKGAYDGGYDAIREQRLQRMKELGLVSEELTKNEGSGMFETWDELVEEDRKVAARKMEIYAAMIENLDWNLGRLFDKLKEADKFDDTIIFFLSDNGANPKEPYFYAPNTKESIAREFDNSYVNMGRINSFISIGGAWAEVANTPLSYFKLTTYEGGTQTPFIVSGRRMHKRGIVTDELLHVTDILPTILDYANVRYPKMNDKKPLYGTSLKPYLQEETKQPVRNAFDVLGFEITECKAVLKGDWKLIFMPPPYGKGDEWHLYNLKEDIKEENNLAGQFPDKFEELMAAWHAYALSVGYIKANGESALAQLGFEEFYRFDPKNRLKPETGTGERTRMNVSPTELGD from the coding sequence ATGAATCTGAACCGCCAACCTAATTTCCTGCTCGTGGTAGTAGACGACATGGGGTATTCCGATTGCCAGCCTTTTGGTGGCGAGATCAGCACCCCCCACATTCAGCAATTGGCAGATAATGGTGTCCGTTTCCGGCATTTTCATACTTCTTCGCTGTGTGCGCCTACCCGGTCCATGCTGCTCTCCGGCTGCGATAACCACGATGCTGGGTTGGGTAACATGCCCACAGCCCACGCTACTAACCAGTACATGCAGCCCGGCTACGAAGGCTACCTCAACAACGACGTGCAGACCATTCCTGAAATTCTGAAAGACGCCGGCTATCATACGTACATGGCCGGTAAATGGCATTTGGGCGAGCTGGAAGGCTTCAGGCCTCATTCCAGGGGCTTTGAACGAACGTTTTCTTTTTTAGGCGGTGGTGTTAGTCACTTTAACGACCAGCGAGCCCTGAGCGAATACGAGCAGCCGCACACCGAGTACTCGGAAGACGGCAGGACGGTGGAGAACCTGCCCGAAGACTTTTATTCTTCCAATTTCTATACAAATAAAATGATCCAGTACCTGACGGAGCAGGGGGAAGATAAACCATTTTTTGCCTACCTGGCCTTTACGGCGCCGCACGACCCTTTGCAGGTGCCGGATGACTGGCGCGATAAGTATAAAGGCGCCTATGATGGCGGGTACGATGCCATTCGGGAACAGCGCCTGCAGCGGATGAAGGAGCTGGGGCTGGTATCCGAAGAGCTAACCAAAAACGAAGGCAGTGGCATGTTTGAAACCTGGGACGAGCTGGTGGAGGAAGATCGAAAAGTAGCGGCAAGAAAGATGGAGATTTATGCCGCTATGATCGAAAACCTGGACTGGAACCTTGGGCGCTTGTTCGACAAACTAAAAGAAGCCGATAAGTTCGACGACACCATCATCTTTTTTCTCTCCGACAACGGCGCCAACCCCAAAGAGCCCTACTTCTATGCGCCAAATACAAAAGAGTCAATTGCCAGGGAGTTTGATAACAGCTATGTGAACATGGGCAGGATCAATTCCTTTATTTCGATTGGCGGGGCCTGGGCCGAAGTTGCCAATACGCCCTTGTCCTACTTTAAACTCACCACCTACGAGGGGGGCACGCAAACGCCGTTCATCGTGTCGGGCCGGCGCATGCACAAACGGGGCATCGTTACCGACGAGCTGCTGCACGTGACCGACATCCTGCCCACCATTTTAGACTATGCAAATGTCAGGTACCCGAAAATGAATGATAAAAAGCCGCTCTATGGCACCTCGCTCAAGCCATACTTGCAGGAAGAAACAAAACAGCCGGTGCGAAATGCGTTCGATGTGCTGGGCTTTGAAATAACAGAATGCAAAGCTGTGCTCAAAGGCGACTGGAAACTGATCTTTATGCCGCCGCCCTATGGCAAAGGCGACGAATGGCACCTCTACAACCTGAAGGAAGACATCAAAGAAGAAAACAATCTGGCAGGGCAGTTCCCGGATAAGTTCGAGGAGTTAATGGCAGCCTGGCACGCCTATGCGCTGTCGGTGGGCTATATAAAAGCCAATGGCGAATCGGCGCTTGCCCAGCTGGGGTTTGAGGAGTTTTACCGCTTCGATCCGAAGAACCGGCTAAAACCAGAAACCGGAACAGGGGAAAGAACGAGAATGAACGTGTCGCCTACAGAGCTGGGAGATTAA
- a CDS encoding M56 family metallopeptidase: MIALLLKASFALGVALLFYKLLLQQESFFRANRIYLLGCIVLAFALPFVNLPQLVSRQGYLATVFERAPFFGQDNTSAQQSRAADQEEITGGVRKEAVTQIPYNGPQEEAPNELQQYRANEQAQTTALPASSGQTFSLVFWLAMLYFFGVAVFGVSLLLQVGSIFYKVYKATDKIEDGDCVLVNTAERQAPCSFFHYIFIYPDEYDFETYEQIIAHEKIHVRLGHSLDLLLAEITVIILWFNPLAWLMKREIEKNIEYQTDAALLEKVPVSRDRYQLNLLQIAVPHKPLSITTNYNQSLLKQRIMKMNAKKSTPHAYWKYAFLAPLFFGTLLLLNEPASSQNRSQTDAKIEPVPVAATALAPQTVPNPEAAPAGKGKKTKVLNEKVKEKVKERAGKNKGFSLNIQGDKVDLSQGYWYNSQENGQYCLELKGSKGSSNWNMNRCFDKGLFQKKGNDTFVMTREAGTLQLSGNLEAEAGQGKYTFTPDASFKKYLADNRINSDDKNLLFHLFFGNVDRSYISYLKQNYEEVEGERLQELAIFDISKTDFQQYVALFQKYSNKKPSLQEVVEARIQGIDEAYVRELASAGYKDLSMKKMMEAKIHGVSDDYIKGLQKAGYANLPIDKVIETKIFNISPENIKEMQSLGYGELPLDKMVELRVHGINKAYLQQLKDAGLNNLTLDQVIQAKVMGLDANDVKKYNALGFKGMDFEKMIAAKIHGVDAAFVQDLKKAGFPNLDFDDAVAARIHGIDSNFINKARKDGYNLNSIDKYIELKIHSMAMKSLKE; encoded by the coding sequence ATGATCGCCTTACTGCTAAAAGCTTCTTTTGCCCTGGGCGTTGCCCTCTTATTTTACAAGCTGCTGCTGCAGCAGGAGAGCTTCTTCAGGGCCAACAGGATTTACCTGCTCGGCTGTATTGTGCTGGCCTTTGCCTTGCCGTTTGTTAACCTGCCGCAACTGGTAAGCAGGCAAGGCTACCTAGCAACTGTTTTTGAACGCGCACCTTTCTTTGGGCAAGATAACACATCAGCACAGCAAAGCAGGGCAGCAGACCAAGAGGAAATAACAGGAGGTGTACGAAAAGAAGCCGTAACGCAAATCCCATATAACGGGCCGCAGGAGGAAGCCCCTAATGAGTTGCAGCAGTACCGTGCAAACGAGCAGGCGCAAACCACAGCTTTGCCGGCCAGCAGCGGACAAACGTTCAGCCTTGTTTTCTGGCTCGCGATGTTATACTTCTTTGGGGTAGCGGTTTTCGGGGTCAGCCTGCTCCTGCAGGTAGGCAGCATCTTTTACAAGGTCTATAAAGCTACCGATAAGATAGAAGATGGCGACTGCGTGCTTGTGAACACAGCCGAACGGCAGGCTCCCTGCTCATTTTTCCACTACATCTTTATTTACCCGGATGAGTATGATTTCGAGACATACGAGCAGATTATCGCCCATGAGAAGATCCATGTCCGGCTGGGCCATAGCCTGGACCTGCTGCTGGCCGAAATAACCGTGATCATCCTGTGGTTTAACCCGCTGGCCTGGCTGATGAAGCGCGAAATTGAGAAGAACATTGAATACCAGACCGATGCCGCGCTGCTGGAAAAAGTACCGGTGAGCCGCGACCGCTACCAGCTGAACCTGCTGCAGATTGCTGTGCCCCACAAGCCGCTCAGCATTACCACCAACTATAATCAATCACTGTTAAAGCAACGGATCATGAAGATGAATGCTAAAAAATCAACGCCGCACGCCTACTGGAAATATGCTTTCCTGGCGCCCCTGTTTTTCGGAACGCTACTGCTGCTCAACGAACCAGCCAGCAGCCAGAACAGATCACAAACAGATGCTAAGATAGAGCCAGTACCTGTGGCCGCCACTGCCCTTGCTCCGCAAACGGTACCAAATCCGGAAGCAGCGCCGGCCGGAAAAGGCAAGAAAACCAAAGTGCTAAATGAAAAAGTAAAGGAGAAAGTAAAAGAGCGGGCCGGAAAAAACAAGGGCTTTTCGCTCAACATCCAGGGCGACAAAGTCGATCTGTCGCAGGGCTATTGGTATAACAGCCAGGAAAACGGGCAGTACTGCCTCGAGCTGAAAGGCAGCAAAGGCTCCTCGAACTGGAACATGAACCGCTGTTTCGACAAAGGGCTCTTCCAAAAGAAAGGCAATGATACGTTTGTGATGACGCGGGAAGCCGGCACGCTGCAGTTGTCGGGCAACCTGGAGGCCGAGGCCGGACAAGGCAAGTATACCTTTACCCCGGATGCTTCCTTTAAAAAGTACCTGGCCGATAACCGCATCAATTCAGACGACAAGAACCTGCTGTTTCACTTGTTTTTCGGGAACGTAGACAGAAGCTACATCAGCTACCTGAAACAAAACTACGAAGAGGTAGAAGGGGAGCGCCTGCAGGAGCTGGCCATTTTCGATATCTCGAAGACAGACTTTCAGCAGTATGTAGCGCTATTCCAAAAGTATAGCAACAAAAAGCCGTCCTTACAGGAGGTGGTGGAAGCGCGTATCCAAGGCATAGACGAGGCGTATGTGCGGGAACTGGCCAGCGCCGGTTACAAGGATCTGAGCATGAAGAAAATGATGGAAGCCAAAATCCACGGAGTCAGCGACGACTATATCAAAGGCCTGCAGAAAGCGGGTTACGCCAATCTGCCCATCGACAAGGTCATCGAGACTAAAATATTTAATATCAGCCCCGAAAACATAAAGGAAATGCAAAGTCTGGGCTATGGTGAGCTTCCCCTCGACAAAATGGTCGAGCTGAGAGTACATGGGATTAACAAAGCCTACTTACAGCAACTGAAAGATGCGGGGCTAAACAACCTGACGCTGGACCAGGTTATCCAGGCGAAGGTGATGGGCCTGGATGCTAATGACGTTAAAAAGTACAACGCGTTGGGCTTTAAGGGCATGGACTTTGAAAAGATGATCGCCGCCAAAATACACGGCGTGGATGCTGCTTTTGTGCAGGACCTGAAAAAAGCCGGCTTCCCGAATTTGGATTTCGACGATGCGGTAGCGGCCAGGATACACGGCATCGACAGCAATTTTATCAACAAAGCCCGCAAAGATGGCTACAACCTCAACAGTATCGATAAATACATCGAACTGAAAATTCACAGCATGGCCATGAAGTCGCTGAAAGAGTAA
- a CDS encoding DUF1569 domain-containing protein, with translation MKTIFDRSTREELIGRINSLDENSTAQWGKMNVSQMLRHCTQWDEMALGNRQYKQSFMGRLFGRLALKSMLKDEPLKRNLPTVPAFIIKESPDVAEEKSKWIALLAQYEGFSNDGFIHPFFGPMTKENTGYVVYKHSDHHLRQFGV, from the coding sequence ATGAAAACAATATTTGACAGATCCACAAGAGAGGAATTGATCGGCAGAATTAATTCGCTTGATGAAAACAGTACCGCGCAATGGGGCAAAATGAATGTTTCGCAGATGCTGCGTCACTGTACGCAATGGGATGAAATGGCCCTGGGTAATAGGCAGTATAAACAATCTTTTATGGGCAGGCTGTTTGGCAGGCTGGCGCTGAAAAGTATGTTGAAAGACGAGCCCCTGAAAAGAAACTTACCTACTGTTCCTGCCTTCATCATAAAAGAGAGCCCGGATGTAGCGGAGGAAAAAAGCAAATGGATCGCATTACTTGCGCAGTATGAGGGGTTTTCGAATGACGGCTTTATTCATCCTTTTTTCGGCCCTATGACGAAAGAAAATACAGGCTATGTGGTGTATAAACATTCGGACCATCATTTACGGCAATTCGGAGTATAA